From Brochothrix thermosphacta DSM 20171 = FSL F6-1036, a single genomic window includes:
- a CDS encoding teichoic acid D-Ala incorporation-associated protein DltX, producing the protein MKSHLQKLRENIWLVSTVKTIFYFAVFLVLIYIYIDNNAGSNFIYNEF; encoded by the coding sequence ATGAAGAGTCATTTGCAAAAATTACGCGAAAATATTTGGTTAGTAAGCACCGTCAAAACTATTTTTTATTTTGCTGTATTTTTAGTATTGATTTACATTTATATTGATAATAATGCAGGCAGCAATTTCATTTATAATGAATTTTAA
- the dltA gene encoding D-alanine--poly(phosphoribitol) ligase subunit DltA codes for MNIIERINAVTNSAPNSKAYTINGESHSYEELKKRSDAMAFYLVNTAKLKRGTPIVIFGGKQFEMIVSFLGAIKAGLPYIPVDSHTPLARLEQILAVSKPQLIIAVEDLPSDLNVVSKIVSIKELKEIVSSNCVEIPLEQAINKDETFYIIFTSGTTGVPKGVEISHDNLVSFSEWLLNDFDLGTGKNFLDQAPYSFDLSVMNLYPSLLSGGNLVPLDKETTLNFKSLFEKLPGMALDVWVSTPSFADICLMDKAFNEANYPNLQRFLFCGEELTLKTATKLIERFPKAAIYNTYGPTEATVAVTQVLITEEIVNKYARLPIGRVKEDTEIIIVDDQLQPVPTGEIGEMIILGPAVSRGYLENPEKTAESFVLINGQHAYRTGDLGKFEKDLLFYQGRKDFQLKFNGYRIELEDIDHHLEKVSFVQRASVVPKMLNHKVQNLIAYVVAKPHEFEKNNQLTQAIKAELAPLVMDYMIPGRWVYVDQLPLSANGKVDRKALINEVNK; via the coding sequence ATGAATATTATTGAAAGAATTAATGCTGTTACAAACAGTGCTCCAAATAGTAAGGCATATACAATTAATGGCGAGAGTCATTCATATGAAGAGTTGAAAAAACGTTCAGATGCAATGGCGTTTTATTTAGTTAATACAGCAAAATTAAAAAGAGGAACACCGATTGTAATTTTTGGAGGCAAACAGTTTGAAATGATTGTTAGTTTCTTAGGTGCAATTAAAGCGGGCCTTCCCTATATTCCAGTAGATAGCCATACACCATTGGCTCGACTCGAACAGATTTTAGCTGTTTCAAAACCACAGCTTATCATAGCAGTTGAGGATTTACCTAGTGATTTGAATGTGGTGAGCAAAATTGTTTCTATAAAAGAATTGAAAGAAATTGTATCATCAAATTGTGTAGAGATTCCATTAGAGCAAGCAATTAATAAAGATGAAACTTTTTATATCATCTTTACATCAGGAACAACAGGGGTACCAAAAGGCGTTGAAATTAGCCACGATAACCTTGTTAGTTTTTCAGAGTGGTTGCTCAATGATTTTGATTTAGGAACGGGTAAGAACTTTTTAGATCAGGCACCTTATTCGTTTGATTTATCGGTAATGAACCTTTACCCATCATTATTAAGTGGCGGCAACTTAGTTCCATTAGATAAAGAAACAACGCTTAACTTTAAAAGCTTATTTGAAAAATTACCAGGAATGGCTCTAGATGTTTGGGTTTCGACACCATCATTTGCAGATATTTGTTTAATGGATAAAGCATTTAATGAGGCTAATTATCCCAACTTGCAACGTTTCTTATTTTGTGGTGAAGAATTGACGCTTAAAACAGCTACTAAATTAATAGAACGTTTCCCAAAGGCTGCTATTTATAATACATACGGTCCCACAGAAGCAACGGTAGCTGTAACACAGGTATTAATTACAGAAGAAATTGTTAATAAATACGCTCGTCTTCCGATTGGTCGTGTGAAAGAAGACACTGAAATTATTATCGTTGATGACCAATTACAACCAGTTCCAACCGGTGAAATTGGTGAAATGATTATTTTAGGGCCTGCTGTATCTCGAGGATATCTTGAAAATCCTGAAAAAACAGCTGAATCATTTGTTTTAATAAATGGGCAACATGCTTATCGTACAGGTGATTTAGGAAAATTCGAAAAAGATTTACTATTTTATCAAGGACGAAAAGATTTCCAATTAAAATTTAATGGTTACCGAATCGAATTGGAAGATATCGATCATCATTTAGAAAAAGTTAGTTTTGTACAACGAGCAAGTGTGGTGCCGAAGATGTTAAATCATAAAGTGCAAAATTTAATTGCTTATGTTGTGGCAAAGCCACATGAATTTGAGAAAAACAATCAATTAACGCAAGCGATTAAAGCAGAATTAGCACCCTTGGTGATGGATTATATGATTCCGGGTCGATGGGTTTATGTTGATCAGTTACCATTGAGTGCAAATGGTAAGGTTGATCGCAAAGCATTGATTAACGAGGTGAACAAGTAA
- the dltB gene encoding D-alanyl-lipoteichoic acid biosynthesis protein DltB, whose translation MSIPYNGPMYLILMIIMLSPLVIGLLRGKRYLIYQNIVTLVLLYLIFGGSHWHQGVAILCYIAWQWLLVYSYFKYRSKKNNSYVFYGAVLLAIAPLAVSKITPLLAHETSIVGFLGISYLTFKAVQMVMEMRDGLIKKFSSLNFLEFLLFFPTISSGPIDRYRRFEKEHHLPPTKEKYVTMLDKGIFMIVLGCLYKFIIAYYINLYAIDYLHKTALINGFFSLNTWAYMYSYSLYLFFDFAGYSLFAVGTSYIMGYTVPINFNKPFSSPNIKEFWNRWHMSLSFWFRDFVFMRLVFTMIKKKTFKSKILISNISYMSLFLLMGLWHGLTWYYVAYGLFHGLAICVNDAWIRYKKKHKNLPSNWATYALAVFITFNTVCFSFLIFSGILDKMFFK comes from the coding sequence ATGAGTATTCCATATAACGGGCCAATGTATCTTATTTTAATGATTATTATGTTGAGCCCGCTAGTTATAGGTCTATTGCGTGGTAAACGCTATTTGATTTATCAAAACATTGTAACACTGGTCTTACTATATCTTATTTTTGGAGGCAGTCATTGGCATCAAGGTGTTGCGATTTTATGCTACATCGCTTGGCAATGGTTGCTAGTCTATAGCTACTTTAAGTATCGCAGTAAGAAAAATAATAGTTATGTATTTTACGGGGCAGTATTGTTAGCAATTGCACCTTTAGCGGTATCAAAAATAACACCATTACTTGCACACGAAACATCAATCGTAGGTTTCTTGGGGATTTCATATCTAACATTTAAAGCCGTACAGATGGTAATGGAAATGCGCGATGGTCTCATTAAAAAATTCAGTTCTTTAAATTTTTTAGAGTTCTTACTGTTCTTCCCGACAATTTCATCAGGTCCAATTGACCGTTATCGTCGTTTTGAAAAAGAACATCATTTACCACCAACAAAAGAAAAATATGTTACGATGCTTGATAAAGGTATTTTTATGATTGTTTTGGGATGTTTGTATAAATTTATCATTGCTTATTATATCAATTTATATGCCATTGATTATTTACATAAAACAGCACTCATTAATGGTTTCTTCTCTCTCAATACATGGGCCTACATGTATAGTTATAGCCTTTACTTGTTCTTTGATTTTGCTGGTTATAGTCTATTTGCAGTTGGTACAAGTTATATCATGGGTTATACAGTGCCTATCAACTTTAACAAACCATTTTCTAGTCCAAATATTAAAGAGTTTTGGAATCGTTGGCACATGAGTCTTTCTTTCTGGTTCCGTGACTTCGTATTTATGCGTTTAGTGTTCACGATGATTAAAAAGAAAACTTTTAAGAGTAAGATATTGATTTCAAATATCAGCTATATGTCCCTGTTTCTTTTAATGGGTCTGTGGCACGGTTTAACATGGTATTATGTTGCTTATGGGTTATTTCATGGGTTAGCAATATGTGTAAACGATGCTTGGATACGTTATAAGAAGAAACATAAGAACTTACCGAGTAACTGGGCAACCTATGCTCTAGCGGTATTTATTACATTCAACACCGTCTGCTTTAGTTTCTTGATTTTCTCAGGAATACTAGATAAGATGTTCTTTAAATAA
- the dltC gene encoding D-alanine--poly(phosphoribitol) ligase subunit DltC produces MDIKTEVLNILEELTGSDEVKTNPDIDLFDEGLLDSMGTVQLLIEIESVLDITVPVSEFEREEWATPTMIIKKVAEFQ; encoded by the coding sequence ATGGATATTAAAACAGAGGTATTAAATATTTTAGAAGAATTAACAGGTAGTGATGAAGTGAAAACAAATCCGGATATTGATTTATTTGATGAAGGTTTATTAGACTCAATGGGCACAGTTCAATTATTAATTGAAATTGAGAGTGTTTTAGATATCACAGTGCCAGTATCAGAATTTGAGCGTGAAGAATGGGCTACTCCAACAATGATTATTAAAAAGGTTGCCGAATTTCAATGA